From one Candidatus Saganbacteria bacterium genomic stretch:
- a CDS encoding helix-turn-helix transcriptional regulator, with translation MKSKSLISIQIKKWRAKRGLTQDTLSKRADIPFTTLSKIESDVIKTPSINTLIKIAKGLSVSLDDLVKISSF, from the coding sequence GTGAAAAGTAAATCTTTAATAAGTATTCAAATTAAGAAGTGGCGTGCTAAAAGAGGGCTAACTCAAGACACCTTATCAAAAAGAGCTGACATCCCATTTACTACTTTATCTAAGATTGAATCTGACGTTATAAAAACCCCTTCAATAAACACTCTTATAAAGATAGCAAAGGGGCTCTCCGTAAGCCTAGACGACCTAGTAAAAATATCCTCTTTTTAG